The genomic region CGAGAAGACGGCATTCGAGAAGATGGAGAGCGGCATCAACACCCGCGCGATCGACTCGCTCCGCCTCGGTCGGCTCTTCCTCAACGGCGGCCAGTGGGACGGCGCGCAGCTCATACCAGCCGATTGGGTGGAGGAGTCCACGCAGCCATACCCTGCCGGCCACGACCCGGCGTTCTACCCGGAGCGCGACTTCTACCGCACCGGCGGCGGGTACTACAAATACAGCTGGTGGGGCAAGCGCCGCGAGGGCGGCCTCTCCGACTTCAGCGCGGAGGGCAACTTCGGCCAGTTCATATTCGTCTCGCCCCAGTACAACCTCGTCATCGTCCGCCACGGCGCCGCCTGGGGCCTCCCCGGCCACCAGTGGCTGGACCTGCTGTGGCGGTACGCGGGGGGCGGAGTAAGAAACCTGAGCGCCATGGGAGTGATGCTGGGGCACAGGCACCGGGCGAATAGATTCGCGACGGTGGGCGCGTGGATGAGGGAGAGGGCGATGGGCGCCCGGCCGTGGTCGAATGAATTCGCCTGTTTTCGTTCTTTTCGGACGGTCCGTGCGGACTCTACGTTTGTCGTTGGCGGTGAGGGCTCACCGCCCCTCCAGCCACCGCACGGCCGACTCCAGCGTCGCCGCCTCCACAACTTCGATAGGCCAGCCCGTCCACTCCTCCGCCGCGCGCGCCGCCGCGCAGTCCTCCGGCGGGCACAGGAACACGTCCGCGCCGGCGTAGGACGCCGAGAACACCTTCTGCCACACTCCGCCTATCGGCCCGATGCTGCCGTCCAGCCCGATGGTGCCTGTGCCGGCGATAGTATCGCGGCTGGTCAGGTCGCCCACCGTCACCATGTCGTATACCCTCAGCGCCAGCATCAGCCCGCCCGACGGCCCTATCACGCCGTTGTCTGAGACCTCCACCGTGAACGGCAGGTCCGTGCGCACGCCCACCGAGCGCACGCGCAGACCGATGTAAGCGGAAGTGTCCCCATCCGCCGGGACCACCGCCGTCACCACCTCCTGCTCCACGCCGTCGCGCCGGATGCGCAGCCTGGCCTCCGCCGCACCGCTCAGGTCCAGCAGGCCGCTCTCCGCGTCCGTCGTCGGCGCGCCGTTCACCTCGAGTATCTCGTCGACCACCTGGAGGACTCCGTCCGCCGGGCTCCCGGGCACAACCTCCGTCACCGCCAGCGCGACCCTAGTAATCGTCACCTCGAAGCCCGCCAGCCGGAGCGCCGCCACTGTCGCGGCGTCCGCGCTCAAATGGAATTCCTCTCGCCCCTCCTCAACCGACTCCCCGTGGTCCACGCCCTCCGGGTACACCCACTCCGCCGGTATCAGGTCCAGCGCCGGGTCGCGCTTCGCCCGCACCCACGCGCCCACGTCCACCGGCGCGCGGTCGTACACCGTCGTCATCAAGAACGCCCCGCGCGACCTGCCCGGGGGGTCCGCCAAGTGCGCTTCGTCAACGTTGACAAACTCGCCCACGTCCAGCACGCCGCCCGGCAACACTAGCCCGTCGTTCACCGGGACCCGGAACAGCGGCGGCACAAAGAGCGCCGCGATAATGACGGCCGAGGCCAAAAGCCCGAGGATGCCGCCAGACTTCGCCGCCGGCAACGCCGCCTGCGCCGGCCGGTGCGATAGCAGCGCGATGAGCATCACCGCCGCCACCGCGAGCGCCGTGAGCGATGTCTGCTCGCTGAACCGCGCCTGCTGGGCGAAAAGGACCGCCGACCACACCGCCAGGCCGGCGGCGGAGGAGATGCCGAGCGCCCACGGGACCTTCAAAGCCCAATCCGGCCAGCCCGCCACCTCCCTGATAACCAGGCGCGCGATCCTGCCGCCGTCGAACGGGTACGCCGGTGTGAGGTTGATGACCAGGAGGAGCACATTCGCGCGCGTTGCGGAGTAGACCGCGTAGGCGATGGGGTCCGGCACGTCCAGCCGCCAGATGAGCCCGAACACGAAAACCAGGACAACGTGCATACCCGGCCCGGCCAGCGCCCCGAAGAGCTCCTTCGACGGGGCAGCCGCAGGCCACGCCTGCGGTGCATCGCCGAACGGGTACAGCGGCACTGTGACCTTCGAGGCCTCCTCATCGCCCGCCACAAACCGGTGCGCGCCCACGTGCGCAATGAGCGAGAACACGACGAACGCCACAGTCAGAGCCGCCGTCACCCACCTGTCACCCGGCGCGACGTAAGACGCCCACTCCGGCATGTACCACGCCGCCAGCACCCACACGGCGAGGGCGGCCAGCGCTGCCCACGCCAGGGACACGCGCACGCGCAGACCCATCACCGGCACGGTGACCGCCGACGCGGACCATCCCCGCCTTTCACCCTTCGCTGGATGTTCTTCGCTCGTACGCGCCTTCCATGCGAAATGGGCCAAATTCTACTCCCCGCAAAGCAGCGCCACAACCCGCGCGTTTGCCGATTTACCGTGACGGACCCGTCGAACAAGTCGGACTCGTTTAGCTTGTCCAAACAAAAAGGCCCCGAAATTCTCGGGGCCTTCCATATGCGTAGGTGGTCTGCTCGCCGGATTACCGCTTGCGACGGTTTATCGAGGAGATCCCCGCCGTGCCGTTCCGCTTGGTGCTCTTGCTGTTGATCCTCGCGGCGAACTCCGCCAGCGTTTCCGACTTCTTCACCTGGGCCTTCTTCTCTGCCATCTTGCTCTGTCCTTCCGCCTCTCGGGCATTAGTCTGTTCTATTCGTCCGAGCTCATCACCAGTCACGCCGAGGGTGGAGGGCCGGACACTCGTCGCAACCATTATACGCTATCCGGCGCCAAAGCAATCGCGGAGCGCAATTTCCGGCTAGTCCACGCCGCGGGGAGGTACTCGTTAAAATTAATTCTTCCGGCCCCCGAATTTATTTGCTATCCTCCCCACAGGCAAACGATCGGCAAACAGCGCCGGTTGACCGGGAAGCCGGATGTAAGGCGGCTCCGCGGTAGGCCAAATCTGTGATGGGTGGTGTGTGTTGAACCTTACGAATCGGTCGATTAGACGTGTCGCTATATCATTAGTCCTCTTGGCCTTCGCCTCTATATCTCTGCCCCTTATTTCCCAACAGTCCGCCGAGGCCGCTACAACTGAATACTCTATCTACGGCGACTCTCTTTCCTGGGACAACTGGAGCTGGTCCACTACGGTTAACACAGGCGACTCTTCTCCCGTCCTCCATGGCTCGCGGTCCATGGCCGTGACCTACACCCGGGCGTGGGCCGGCCTCGCGCTTCGTTCGGGCCCAGGGGTCCATACCGGCCCCTACTCCAGCCTGCAGTTCTCTGTGAACAGCAACGGCAACGGCCTGCCGGATATCGATGTCTCGATGTACGGTTCTGGAGGCATGCTGAAGCAGGTGTCAACCCAGTCCTACGCCAGGTCGGCGAGCGGCGGCTGGTACAACGTTTCCATCCCCCTATCCGCGCTCAACGCAGTGGACAGGCAGATATACCGCGTGCAGCTGCAGGAGGGCGAGGGCCGCCCCCAGTCCACAATCAACATCGACAGGCTGGTTTTCTCCGGCGAGTCGACTTCCACCAGCGGCGGCTCAACGGGCGGCACGAGCACGCCCACGACGAGCTACAAGGTTTGCACCGGCGGTTTCAAGCCCTCGCAGGCGTCCACGGCAGTAAACAATGTGATCCGGCAGGCGGCCGCCAAATACAACATGCCGCGGTGGTTCTACTACACCATTGCCCAGCGCGAGTCCAGCTTCGATCCGTACGCTGACAACGGCCGCGACAAGGGCCTGTTCCAGATCGTCGGCGACTACTACACCGGGAAGCCATACCCCAACTGGCTGTCCACGCCGAACGATCACCAGCAGCAGTACGGCTGGAACATGAACTTCGCGAAGTACGGCATGTGGATTCGAATGACAAAGGTTACGCCTATGACGAACTGGTATGACCCCAAGCAGAACATCGACAGGTTCAGCACGGGTTACGCCGTTCCCGCGTTTCTGCTCTTCAAAAAGCTGTATGGAGAGAGCGATGCCGCCACTCTCCGGAGGGTCGCCTTCCACTGGAACAAGGGTGTCTACAAGACCTATGACCGGAACAACACAGACTACCTTGGCCTGTACGACAAGTACGTGGGCCAGTTCAAGCCGGCCGTAGAAAAGGATGACGGAGTCTGGAACGGGAAACC from SAR202 cluster bacterium harbors:
- a CDS encoding serine hydrolase — translated: MEDRFAPLLDGKTLPQFLEDTETQAFIVLQDGEIVYEKYFNGSGRDSIVTSFSAAKSYVSALLGIAVMEGHIESIDDPITKYIPELLDRDPDFGRITVRHLVAMTSGLSYEETGLPGGDDALTYYYPDLRDLAINRTTINNPPGGKFLHNNYNPLLSGVVLERATGMPVATYMQEKLWKPMGAEFDASWSLDSEKTAFEKMESGINTRAIDSLRLGRLFLNGGQWDGAQLIPADWVEESTQPYPAGHDPAFYPERDFYRTGGGYYKYSWWGKRREGGLSDFSAEGNFGQFIFVSPQYNLVIVRHGAAWGLPGHQWLDLLWRYAGGGVRNLSAMGVMLGHRHRANRFATVGAWMRERAMGARPWSNEFACFRSFRTVRADSTFVVGGEGSPPLQPPHGRLQRRRLHNFDRPARPLLRRARRRAVLRRAQEHVRAGVGRREHLLPHSAYRPDAAVQPDGACAGDSIAAGQVAHRHHVVYPQRQHQPARRPYHAVV